TTTGTTAATGATGGAGACAGTATAATGATAGGGGGGTTTTTGACAGTAGGAACACCAGAAACATTAATAGATGAATTGATAAAACAGAATAAAAAAAATTTAACAATTATTTGTAACGACACGTCATTTGAAGATAAAGGGATTGGAAGATTAATTTTTCATAAACTTGCAAAAAAAGTAATAACATCTCACATAGGAACAAATAAAGAAACACAAAGACAATATATAGAGAAAGAATTAGAGGTTGAACTTGTCCCGCAGGGCACATTAATTGAACAGATAAGAGCAGGTGGAGTTGGTTTAGGAGGTATATTAACACCAACTGGAATAGGAACAGTTGTAGAAAATGGAAAACAAATTATAGAAATAGATAATAAAAAATATATTCTCGAAAAAGCA
This genomic interval from Marinitoga hydrogenitolerans DSM 16785 contains the following:
- a CDS encoding CoA transferase subunit A, translating into MKVVKAEEAISFVNDGDSIMIGGFLTVGTPETLIDELIKQNKKNLTIICNDTSFEDKGIGRLIFHKLAKKVITSHIGTNKETQRQYIEKELEVELVPQGTLIEQIRAGGVGLGGILTPTGIGTVVENGKQIIEIDNKKYILEKAIKGKVALVKAKRSDHLGNLQFEFTARNFNPIIAMAAELVIVEVDEIVPAGTFGPDDVHLPGALVDYVVIRRNEK